A region of Culicoides brevitarsis isolate CSIRO-B50_1 chromosome 1, AGI_CSIRO_Cbre_v1, whole genome shotgun sequence DNA encodes the following proteins:
- the LOC134838222 gene encoding lachesin-like translates to MYGTINKTARMHTNRIIIYLMLSLTLIIKGTETSPSSSSRYQDNYIEEDKYTPGFLTLGQKYSIAIGSTVILPCKINETDKPEDYVLAWKKDIAILTAGPVKVNMNPRYRLMPSTASPGTVGASHGYNLEIKDVRTSDAGEYVCQLGTIVPREIVHTLEVMVPPKIDFVSPPSRLDASKNSAIRLECRASGNPQPKIIWTRKNNVMPNGEANVTGNVLEIMHATRHTAGHYRCTADNRVGQTDTREIFVNVLYAPEIEVERGFVHTGVGFEAQLTCVVHAEPQPHVIWYKDTTQLGTTEQHSQQTRGNKYSLIIRNVTHSDLGNYTCQASNNLGRDRGYLTLSGIPSICIFDSPSVSHYRDQYNITWTVQSFSPVREYRLFYRKQIPKTFPDKENHIIPSHAYQFGGSNLDNQWENVVIPEVYDEQGFRYRSYAGYEHVQNTRHRRSFLIKALTPATNYEVRVQARNDHGWNKLSAIFHFSTASEDMEPSAQPAVLKGLLDKGFLNSSTSIQCTFLLTTITTLASILIASTFST, encoded by the exons GCACCGAAACATCACCCAGTAGCAGTAGTAGATACCAAGACAATTATATTGAGGAAGACAAATACACGCCGGGATTTTTAACGCTGGGACAAAAGTACAGCATCGCAATTGGGTCAACTGTCATCTTACCctgcaaaattaatgaaactg acaaACCGGAAGATTATGTGCTCGCCTGGAAGAAAGACATTGCCATTCTCACAGCGGGTCCCGTAAAAGTCAACATGAATCCCCGTTATCGGCTCATGCCGTCGACAGCGAGTCCCGGCACTGTGGGCGCGTCGCATGGCTACAACTTGGAGATTAAGGACGTTCGGACCTCGGATGCCGGCGAATATGTGTGTCAGCTGGGAACAATTGTGCCGCGTGAAATTGTGCATACGCTCGAAGTGATGGTGCcaccaaaaattgattttgtttcGCCACCAAGTCGCTTGGATGCTTCGAAGAACTCGGCAATTCGGTTGGAATGTCGCGCTTCGGGAAATCCGCAACCGAAGATAATTTGGACGCGCAAAAACAACGTAATGCCAAACGGTGAAGCGAATGTCACGGGAAATGTACTCGAGATTATGCATGCGACACGACACACTGCCGGACATTATCGGTGCACAGCTGACAATCGGGTTGGGCAAACAGACACGCGCGAAATTTTCGTCAATGTTTTGT atgcACCCGAAATCGAAGTAGAACGAGGATTCGTACACACTGGAGTCGGATTTGAGGCACAACTGACTTGTGTAGTTCATGCCGAACCACAACCGCATGTAATCTGGTACAAAGACACTACACAACTCGGCACGACGGAACAACATTCCCAACAG actCGAGGCAACAAGTACAGTTTGATCATTCGAAATGTGACGCACTCTGACCTCGGTAACTACACTTGCCAGGCATCGAACAACCTTGGACGGGATCGTGGCTACTTGACCTTGAGTGGCATTCCATCGATTTGCATTTTTGATTCg ccctCCGTCAGTCACTATCGCGATCAATACAACATCACGTGGACCGTTCAAAGTTTCTCTCCCGTACGCGAATACCGCCTCTTCTACCGCAAACAAATCCCCAAGACTTTCCCGGACAAGGAAAATCACATTATCCCATCGCATGCATACCAATTCGGTGGCTCGAATTTGGACAATCAATGGGAAAATGTCGTAATCCCTGAAGTTTATGACGAACAAGGTTTCCGTTATCGCAGCTATGCGGGATACGAACACGTTCAAAACACCCGACACCGAAGAAGTTTCTTGATCAAAGCATTGACGCCAGCCACGAACTACGAAGTGCGCGTTCAGGCACGCAACGACCACGGATGGAACAAATTGTCAgccatttttcacttttccacGGCTTCTGAag acatGGAACCATCTGCTCAACCGGCAGTCCTCAAAGGTCTCCTAGACAAGGGATTTTTAAATAGCTCAACAAGCATTCAATGTACCTTCTTACTTACCACCATCACCACTTTAGcatcaattttaattgcatCAACATTCTCAACGTGA